The following are from one region of the Candidatus Methylomirabilis tolerans genome:
- a CDS encoding MOSC domain-containing protein has product MGEVVAVCSSPTHSFGKPSLTAIRLLVGLGVEGDAHLGQTVKHRSRVAVDPTQPNLRQVHLIHAELYDELRTVGFDVSPGQMGENITTRGVDLLALPIGTLLRLGPEAVVEVTGLRNPCAQLDAFRPGLTAAVLDRDESGRLIRKAGIMGVVQVGGEVRPGDVVRVEWPPLPHRPLGLV; this is encoded by the coding sequence ATGGGTGAAGTGGTGGCGGTGTGCTCTAGCCCGACGCACTCGTTCGGCAAGCCATCACTGACTGCCATCCGTTTGCTTGTCGGCCTCGGCGTGGAAGGTGACGCCCACCTCGGGCAAACGGTCAAACACCGTTCGCGAGTGGCGGTCGACCCGACCCAGCCGAACCTGCGACAGGTTCATCTGATCCACGCCGAACTGTACGACGAGTTGCGAACTGTAGGGTTCGACGTATCCCCGGGCCAGATGGGCGAGAATATTACGACTCGCGGTGTCGACCTGCTCGCCTTGCCGATCGGTACCCTGCTTCGGCTCGGCCCGGAGGCCGTCGTTGAGGTGACTGGGTTGCGTAACCCGTGTGCCCAACTCGATGCCTTCCGACCGGGGCTGACGGCGGCGGTGCTGGACCGGGACGAATCCGGTCGGCTCATCCGTAAGGCGGGCATCATGGGGGTGGTGCAAGTGGGTGGGGAGGTGCGACCGGGAGACGTGGTACGGGTCGAGTGGCCACCCCTGCCTCATCGTCCGTTGGGTCTGGTGTAG
- a CDS encoding heme-binding domain-containing protein, which yields MGLVALGEAAVIFIGIQFIPYGRGYNNPPVKAEPKWNSSTTRELFFRACGDCHSNEVIWPWYGYIAPVSWYIQHNIDKGRAALNVSEWGRAEENSGDAAETVQNGSMPPWAYTLLRSSANVAASEKETFVQGLVATFGEQKSDQKSKKKVDDSIHFFPVRKDDQGTDK from the coding sequence ATGGGTCTCGTAGCTCTTGGGGAAGCGGCTGTCATTTTTATTGGTATTCAATTCATCCCCTACGGCCGAGGGTATAATAACCCCCCGGTGAAAGCGGAGCCTAAATGGAACAGCTCCACAACGCGGGAGCTTTTCTTCCGCGCCTGCGGTGATTGCCATAGCAATGAAGTCATCTGGCCGTGGTATGGCTACATTGCACCCGTGTCATGGTACATTCAACACAATATTGATAAAGGCCGTGCTGCCCTCAACGTATCAGAATGGGGACGTGCAGAAGAGAATAGTGGCGATGCTGCAGAAACCGTCCAAAATGGTTCAATGCCGCCTTGGGCCTATACACTCTTGCGTTCGTCAGCGAATGTGGCTGCTTCCGAGAAGGAGACGTTCGTTCAGGGACTGGTAGCCACATTTGGCGAGCAGAAGAGCGATCAAAAGAGTAAGAAGAAGGTGGACGACTCGATACACTTCTTCCCCGTTCGTAAAGATGATCAGGGTACGGACAAATGA
- a CDS encoding acyl-CoA dehydrogenase produces MDFELSEEQQAVRTMVREFSEREIAPIAAELDEQERFPTEIIRKLSELGLMGILFPKAYGGVAMDYVSYALVLEELGRYDASVALTVESHNSLCSNHIYLFGSEVQRSQYLPRLTSGRALGAWAMTEPGSGSDAAGMQATATREGDQWVLNGTKNFITQGSVAGIYVIMALTDRTARERGISAFIVEQGTPGLRVGRKEHKMGFRASDTAQVVLEGVRITELNLLGELNHGFIDALTILDAGRIGMAALSVGIARGCLEEGLKYAKERQAFGRPIADFQAIQWKLADMATEIDAARLLVLQAASLKDTDQPFTKEASYAKLFASETAMKAATEAVQIHGGYGYIKEYPVERYFRDAKFCAIGEGTSEIQRLIIARELLGRAYV; encoded by the coding sequence ATGGACTTTGAGCTGAGTGAGGAACAGCAGGCGGTCCGGACGATGGTCCGGGAGTTTTCCGAGCGAGAGATCGCGCCAATCGCTGCCGAGCTTGATGAGCAGGAACGGTTTCCGACCGAGATCATTCGAAAGCTGTCGGAGCTTGGGCTCATGGGGATTCTCTTTCCCAAGGCGTACGGCGGCGTGGCGATGGACTACGTGAGCTATGCCCTGGTCCTTGAAGAACTCGGGCGATACGATGCGTCGGTGGCGCTGACCGTGGAGTCGCACAACTCGCTCTGCAGCAATCATATCTACCTCTTCGGAAGCGAGGTTCAGAGGAGTCAGTATCTTCCGCGATTGACCAGCGGACGGGCCCTTGGCGCGTGGGCGATGACGGAGCCCGGGTCTGGGAGTGATGCGGCCGGGATGCAGGCCACGGCAACACGTGAAGGGGATCAGTGGGTCCTGAACGGGACCAAGAACTTCATCACGCAAGGGAGTGTGGCGGGCATTTATGTGATCATGGCGCTCACCGATCGGACTGCGCGGGAGAGGGGGATTTCGGCCTTCATTGTAGAGCAGGGGACGCCCGGGTTGCGGGTCGGCCGGAAAGAGCACAAGATGGGATTTCGGGCCTCCGATACAGCTCAAGTTGTCCTTGAAGGTGTGCGCATCACAGAGTTGAATCTACTGGGCGAATTGAATCACGGCTTCATCGACGCGTTGACGATCCTGGATGCGGGGAGGATCGGAATGGCCGCCCTCAGCGTGGGCATCGCTCGCGGCTGCCTGGAGGAGGGGCTGAAGTACGCCAAGGAGCGACAGGCCTTCGGCCGGCCGATCGCGGACTTCCAGGCGATTCAATGGAAGCTGGCCGACATGGCCACCGAAATCGATGCGGCTAGGCTCCTGGTTTTGCAGGCTGCCTCCCTGAAAGATACCGATCAGCCGTTCACGAAGGAGGCGTCGTACGCGAAGCTCTTTGCCTCAGAGACGGCCATGAAGGCGGCCACTGAGGCGGTGCAGATTCACGGCGGCTATGGCTACATCAAGGAGTACCCGGTTGAGCGCTATT